The following are from one region of the Sandaracinus amylolyticus genome:
- a CDS encoding glycosyltransferase family 4 protein: MTAFAAVPGSSPHGAALLAIAAAVRGDVDLVTVKTESLSHVERIGDARMFRVPVGEAGALEQRVMFDRAVARQLEAEPYDVVHVRGPFEGAIAADRKDAFGFQLVYEMATFPDEALGAGVERRWSEAHAKSIEHADLVLVPTEAARRAVLESVPSDRVIVLPPGIDVGSFDWRPSSHESVPRLLYLGSFTADRDLATMLRALRRVVQTRPVRALIAGETDRHRREQMRAMVDAFELGGVVEVRGEPPPRTLPKIIAGADLCLAPASEAPRFQSLGDLPQPLLEYLACHRPVIAAGVPGVSDALRDEQEGLLYPPGDESALADAILEMLRDESLRARTTESGYRRVRELFSSGARRRRIAEIYERLAPGSQNADPWDESFEDGETGALQVASISSLVTPQTGDRDEPVHELFADSPTDRGEEIGADSEEPTTHNALVIADSQSAIELDTNEVLVVKTQPGEEITRDIPAHLDTDPGLLPIDAIAPEATRRTTDTDPG; encoded by the coding sequence GTGACCGCCTTCGCCGCCGTGCCCGGCTCGAGCCCGCATGGCGCGGCGCTCCTCGCCATCGCGGCAGCGGTGCGCGGCGACGTCGATCTGGTGACCGTCAAGACCGAGTCGCTCTCGCACGTCGAGCGCATCGGCGACGCGCGCATGTTCCGCGTGCCGGTCGGCGAAGCGGGCGCCCTCGAGCAGCGCGTGATGTTCGATCGCGCGGTGGCGCGGCAGCTCGAGGCCGAGCCCTACGACGTCGTGCACGTGCGCGGTCCGTTCGAGGGCGCGATCGCCGCCGACCGCAAGGACGCGTTCGGGTTCCAGCTCGTCTACGAGATGGCGACCTTCCCCGACGAGGCGCTGGGCGCCGGGGTCGAGCGGCGATGGAGCGAGGCCCACGCGAAGAGCATCGAGCACGCGGATCTCGTGCTGGTGCCGACCGAGGCCGCGCGCCGCGCGGTGCTCGAGAGCGTGCCCTCGGACCGCGTGATCGTGCTGCCGCCGGGCATCGACGTGGGCAGCTTCGACTGGCGTCCCTCGTCGCACGAGTCGGTGCCGCGGCTGCTCTATCTCGGATCGTTCACCGCGGATCGCGATCTCGCGACGATGCTGCGCGCGCTGCGTCGCGTGGTGCAGACGCGCCCGGTGCGCGCGCTGATCGCGGGCGAGACCGATCGTCACCGCCGCGAGCAGATGCGCGCGATGGTCGACGCGTTCGAGCTCGGCGGGGTCGTCGAGGTGCGAGGCGAGCCGCCGCCGCGGACGCTGCCGAAGATCATCGCGGGCGCCGATCTCTGCCTCGCTCCCGCGAGCGAAGCGCCGCGCTTCCAGTCGCTCGGCGATCTCCCCCAGCCGCTGCTCGAGTACCTCGCCTGCCATCGCCCGGTGATCGCGGCGGGCGTGCCCGGCGTGAGCGACGCGCTGCGCGACGAACAAGAAGGTCTGCTCTATCCGCCCGGCGACGAGAGCGCGCTCGCGGATGCGATCCTGGAGATGCTGCGCGACGAGTCGCTGCGCGCGCGCACGACCGAGTCGGGCTATCGCCGGGTGCGCGAGCTCTTCTCGAGCGGCGCGCGACGGCGGCGCATCGCCGAGATCTACGAGCGCCTCGCGCCGGGCTCGCAGAACGCCGATCCCTGGGACGAGAGCTTCGAGGACGGCGAGACCGGCGCGCTCCAGGTCGCGTCGATCTCGTCGCTCGTCACGCCCCAGACCGGCGATCGCGACGAGCCCGTGCACGAGTTGTTTGCTGATTCGCCGACTGATCGCGGCGAAGAGATCGGCGCCGACAGCGAGGAGCCGACGACCCACAACGCGCTGGTGATCGCGGACAGCCAGAGCGCGATCGAGCTCGACACGAACGAAGTGCTCGTCGTGAAGACCCAGCCCGGCGAAGAGATCACGCGCGACATCCCCGCGCACCTCGACACCGATCCCGGCCTCCTGCCGATCGACGCGATCGCGCCCGAGGCAACGCGGCGCACGACCGACACCGACCCCGGCTGA
- a CDS encoding cytochrome c3 family protein encodes MRAVQYVVAIGIALAFVLGLTSGASVGQRSASARPRDLGRSTIIYPPQRIALRMDHSLPAHRELECARCHDGAPTSESSADRLIPAERTCLPCHAREIDRATPTIETCGTCHMGFVPPPSDAGAPIAPVSDVPAARLRFSHRAHVQAGQTCLDCHAGVPDARLATRAHLPTMRDCFRCHAPSGLGDVPAAPRPLACEGCHVANPSGQLHARWPEGWMNPPRWMAGMRHDHEWLVRHRWVAADQGPLCAECHTESDCTDCHDGRVRPRRVHPSDFLTVHPVYARRDGELGTSGGRCTSCHTISQFCAECHGRLGIAPIAAPDVRTRDRWHPPTAVWVRGPNMHAIEAVRSMQSCASCHAEEDCVQCHGARGIGAGVSPHPPGFAMSCRGALETNARACITCHGDVEELRARCR; translated from the coding sequence ATGAGAGCGGTGCAGTACGTCGTCGCGATCGGGATCGCGCTCGCGTTCGTGCTCGGGCTGACGAGCGGGGCGAGCGTCGGACAGCGCAGCGCGAGCGCGCGGCCGCGCGACCTCGGGCGCTCGACGATCATCTATCCGCCGCAGCGCATCGCGCTGCGGATGGACCACTCGCTCCCCGCGCATCGCGAGCTCGAGTGCGCGCGCTGTCACGACGGCGCACCGACCAGCGAGTCGTCCGCCGATCGCCTGATCCCCGCGGAGCGCACCTGCCTGCCGTGCCATGCGCGCGAGATCGATCGCGCGACGCCGACCATCGAGACGTGCGGCACCTGTCACATGGGGTTCGTCCCTCCGCCGAGCGATGCGGGCGCGCCGATCGCGCCGGTCTCCGACGTCCCCGCGGCGCGCCTGCGGTTCTCGCACCGCGCGCACGTGCAGGCGGGACAGACCTGTCTCGACTGTCACGCCGGAGTCCCCGACGCGCGCCTCGCGACGCGGGCGCATCTGCCGACGATGCGCGACTGCTTCCGCTGTCATGCGCCGAGCGGGCTCGGTGACGTGCCGGCCGCGCCTCGTCCGCTCGCGTGCGAGGGCTGTCACGTCGCGAACCCTTCGGGACAGCTGCACGCGCGCTGGCCCGAGGGCTGGATGAACCCGCCGCGCTGGATGGCGGGCATGCGCCACGATCACGAGTGGCTGGTGCGGCATCGCTGGGTCGCGGCCGATCAGGGCCCGCTCTGCGCCGAGTGCCACACCGAGAGCGACTGCACCGACTGCCACGACGGACGGGTGCGACCGCGGCGCGTGCACCCGAGCGACTTCCTCACCGTGCATCCGGTCTACGCGCGGCGCGACGGCGAGCTCGGCACGAGCGGCGGGCGCTGCACGAGCTGCCACACGATCTCGCAGTTCTGCGCGGAGTGTCACGGGCGCCTCGGCATCGCGCCGATCGCGGCGCCCGACGTGCGCACGCGCGATCGCTGGCATCCGCCGACCGCGGTGTGGGTGCGCGGGCCGAACATGCACGCGATCGAGGCTGTGCGCTCGATGCAGAGCTGCGCGAGCTGTCACGCCGAGGAGGACTGCGTGCAGTGCCACGGCGCGCGGGGGATCGGCGCGGGCGTGAGCCCGCATCCGCCGGGCTTCGCGATGTCGTGTCGCGGCGCGCTGGAGACCAACGCGCGCGCGTGCATCACGTGCCACGGCGACGTGGAAGAGCTGCGCGCGCGCTGTCGATGA
- a CDS encoding YbjN domain-containing protein — protein MAADDDTKRAITLVEEAIGRLGIDAATAKLTGDASAASYVLRRGSARIVVAVHEPAAGREGSLRVAAPVVKIPGAEPQRTALFQHVLELNARELVGAAFGLLGADVVVVAERALRDLDASEVDTTIRSIGRLADSWDDALATRFGTQRSSDQRSE, from the coding sequence ATGGCGGCCGACGACGACACGAAGCGAGCGATCACGCTGGTGGAAGAGGCGATCGGGCGGCTCGGGATCGACGCAGCGACCGCGAAGCTGACAGGCGACGCGAGCGCCGCGTCGTACGTGCTCCGGCGTGGCAGCGCGCGCATCGTCGTCGCGGTGCACGAGCCCGCGGCGGGACGCGAGGGGTCGCTCCGTGTCGCGGCGCCGGTCGTGAAGATCCCCGGGGCGGAGCCGCAGCGCACCGCGCTCTTCCAGCACGTGCTCGAGCTCAACGCGCGCGAGCTCGTCGGCGCGGCGTTCGGGCTGCTCGGCGCCGACGTGGTCGTGGTCGCCGAGCGCGCGCTGCGCGATCTCGATGCCTCGGAGGTCGACACCACGATCCGCAGCATCGGCCGCCTCGCGGACTCCTGGGACGACGCGCTCGCGACGCGCTTCGGCACGCAACGCTCGAGCGATCAGCGCAGCGAGTGA
- a CDS encoding formylglycine-generating enzyme family protein has protein sequence MRRVLAIGLVAWLVGCGGTPEVSSETDAAATVVAPAPSPRTPQPPATPGPTIAVPAGVVLAGSTPGTPFRRPSREVDEIPVELPAFAIDRHPYPNEPFAPPQLVTSRAEAAALCEARGARLCTELEWERACEGDAHDRFPGGRTYDADRCSRDRSACASALGAMRMGETAPEWTASDAAESLVRRGRSAVLRGAQADAPADQHRCDARVLEVPEAAPAAAFRCCHGTAPAVRYPEVDRPREVVDLTVERDAIRAALRGVPELAAYADDFEPYAEADGDRALACANVDRRALAGWELAPGPFAWSPSPGEATWVVAGRGGGSSLIAVLYVLPGDRFAHAASFVLEGEDAPIAVTRTPPSRGELQWSACWGRPGDGGVVRFGEDSIVRVISH, from the coding sequence ATGCGTCGCGTGCTCGCGATCGGCCTCGTCGCCTGGCTCGTCGGATGCGGAGGAACGCCCGAGGTCTCGAGCGAGACCGACGCTGCTGCCACCGTGGTCGCGCCGGCGCCGAGCCCGCGCACGCCGCAGCCCCCCGCGACGCCGGGGCCGACGATCGCGGTGCCCGCGGGCGTGGTGCTTGCCGGGAGCACGCCGGGCACTCCGTTTCGCCGCCCTTCGCGCGAGGTCGACGAGATCCCGGTCGAGCTGCCGGCGTTCGCGATCGATCGGCACCCCTACCCCAACGAGCCCTTCGCGCCGCCGCAGCTCGTGACCAGCCGCGCCGAGGCCGCCGCGCTGTGCGAGGCCCGGGGCGCGCGGCTGTGCACCGAGCTCGAGTGGGAGCGCGCCTGCGAGGGCGACGCGCACGACCGCTTCCCCGGCGGGCGCACCTACGACGCCGATCGCTGCAGCCGCGATCGCAGCGCGTGCGCGAGCGCGCTCGGCGCGATGCGGATGGGCGAGACCGCACCGGAGTGGACCGCGAGCGATGCGGCCGAATCGCTGGTGCGACGCGGTCGCTCGGCGGTGCTGCGCGGCGCCCAGGCCGATGCCCCCGCGGACCAGCATCGGTGCGACGCGCGCGTGCTCGAGGTGCCCGAGGCCGCGCCCGCCGCGGCGTTCCGGTGCTGCCACGGCACGGCGCCGGCAGTGCGATACCCCGAGGTCGATCGGCCGCGCGAGGTCGTCGATCTCACGGTCGAGCGCGACGCGATCCGCGCCGCGCTGCGCGGGGTGCCCGAGCTCGCGGCGTATGCCGACGACTTCGAGCCGTACGCCGAGGCCGACGGCGATCGCGCGCTGGCGTGCGCGAACGTCGACCGTCGGGCGCTCGCGGGATGGGAGCTCGCGCCGGGGCCCTTCGCGTGGTCGCCCTCGCCGGGCGAAGCGACGTGGGTGGTCGCGGGACGTGGCGGCGGCTCGTCGCTGATCGCCGTGCTCTACGTGCTGCCGGGGGATCGCTTCGCGCACGCCGCGAGCTTCGTGCTCGAGGGCGAAGACGCGCCGATCGCCGTCACCCGCACGCCTCCTTCGCGCGGCGAGCTGCAGTGGAGCGCGTGCTGGGGCCGCCCCGGCGATGGCGGCGTGGTGCGCTTCGGCGAGGACTCGATCGTGCGCGTGATCTCGCACTGA
- a CDS encoding fumarylacetoacetate hydrolase family protein, whose translation MRLMRLRHGGLDYWARLYDDATARLWTAAPWEGGTETDRLVPIKKGAVLPPVVPSKIVCVGRNYREHAKELGHEVPPEPLLFMKPPSALLAHEGTVLLPPQSSRVEHEGELAVVVGTTLRRADVATAARSIGGITCANDVTARDLQRKDVQFTRAKSFDTFCPIGPWLETEPGELASLSLRTRVNGETRQDGRVADMVWPVAELLAYVSSVMTLLPGDVLLTGTPAGVGPLVPGDVVEVEITGVGTLTHRVAAEPA comes from the coding sequence ATGCGTTTGATGCGGCTCCGCCACGGCGGGCTCGACTACTGGGCCCGCCTCTACGACGACGCGACCGCGCGGCTGTGGACCGCAGCGCCCTGGGAGGGCGGGACCGAGACGGACCGGCTCGTGCCGATCAAGAAGGGCGCGGTCCTGCCGCCGGTCGTGCCGAGCAAGATCGTCTGCGTCGGACGGAACTACCGCGAGCACGCGAAGGAGCTCGGGCACGAGGTGCCGCCCGAGCCGCTGCTCTTCATGAAGCCGCCGAGCGCGCTGCTCGCGCACGAGGGGACGGTGCTGCTGCCCCCGCAGTCGAGCCGCGTCGAGCACGAGGGCGAGCTCGCGGTGGTCGTGGGCACGACGCTGCGCCGGGCCGACGTCGCGACCGCGGCGCGCTCGATCGGAGGAATCACGTGCGCCAACGACGTCACGGCGCGCGATCTCCAGCGCAAGGACGTGCAGTTCACCCGCGCGAAGAGCTTCGACACGTTCTGCCCGATCGGGCCCTGGCTCGAGACCGAGCCGGGCGAGCTCGCATCGCTCTCGCTCCGCACCCGCGTCAACGGCGAGACCCGCCAGGACGGGCGCGTCGCCGACATGGTGTGGCCGGTGGCGGAGCTGCTCGCGTATGTGTCGTCGGTGATGACGCTGCTGCCGGGCGACGTGCTCCTGACCGGCACGCCCGCGGGCGTCGGACCGCTGGTGCCGGGCGACGTCGTGGAGGTGGAGATCACGGGCGTCGGCACGCTCACCCACCGCGTCGCCGCCGAGCCGGCGTGA
- a CDS encoding FG-GAP repeat domain-containing protein, translating to MTRSTSSLLLALALVATPGCYASHEHDPLLLPDGARLDGGPRDGGGFDGGPDFDGGPDFDGGTLPDGGDAGEDAGVRWDAAGRDAEPPVGGPPDPTTCRIVPEVHPFDDPVLETRWPERGGTMSDPASWHVCATPLVIDLTPNDGEDLEPVVVFVSYDSLGSGSEYGTLRIWDPRTETTISYPTTTGPMGPFGPLEPSTNLAAGDLDGDGDNEIVGMGVDSGTFAFHHDGTLMWESPYPSALERGTRWSRTIGGAVSLADLEGDGTVEIVIGRTVLEGRTGAHRWTAPSETTTRGANDILGPISCVADLDGDGVQEIVAGRTAMRANGDVMWANTVMGDGLCAVADMGFTPGPEIVLVSQGFLYVLDGRSGEIKWDRVIEGRGRDALGGAPTIADFDGDGRPEIGVAHGAAYGVYDLDCDRRRPEIGCGGVGVRWTSNTEDDSSAATGSSVFDFNGDGRAEVVYNDQFFFRVYDGYAGTELFRQANSSRTRTENPVIADVDSDGDAEIVFTANSEATFLQRPTDRTTDPGVEIWGDARGRWVGARRIWNQHAYHITNVTESGHIQSPEPGSWTVLNAYRQNLREGGDVLVVPDLWGGRGQYECLGRGRARVRIDVQNWGLERVGPGVVVRVYRGRPSAGMAVAQVETTGVLLPNGGSETVEVEIPLSGDVVDYWAVIDDPEEPASGAIAECREGNNEVLIWRPSCP from the coding sequence GTGACCCGCAGCACCTCATCGCTTCTCCTGGCGCTCGCCCTCGTCGCGACCCCCGGCTGCTACGCCTCCCACGAGCACGACCCGCTCCTGCTGCCCGACGGCGCTCGCCTCGACGGCGGCCCACGCGACGGCGGCGGGTTCGACGGCGGGCCCGACTTCGACGGCGGCCCCGATTTCGACGGCGGCACCCTGCCCGACGGCGGCGATGCGGGCGAGGACGCCGGCGTGCGGTGGGACGCGGCGGGGCGCGACGCCGAGCCGCCGGTGGGCGGCCCGCCCGACCCGACGACCTGCCGGATCGTGCCCGAGGTGCATCCGTTCGACGATCCGGTGCTCGAGACGCGCTGGCCCGAGCGCGGCGGCACGATGTCGGACCCGGCGAGCTGGCACGTCTGCGCGACGCCGCTCGTCATCGATCTCACGCCGAACGACGGCGAGGACCTCGAGCCGGTCGTGGTGTTCGTCTCCTACGACTCGCTCGGCAGCGGCTCGGAGTACGGCACGCTGCGCATCTGGGATCCGCGCACCGAGACGACGATCAGCTATCCGACGACGACCGGACCGATGGGCCCGTTCGGGCCGCTCGAGCCGTCGACGAACCTCGCGGCGGGCGACCTCGACGGCGATGGCGACAACGAGATCGTCGGCATGGGCGTCGACTCCGGGACCTTCGCGTTCCACCACGACGGCACGCTCATGTGGGAGTCGCCCTATCCCTCGGCGCTCGAGCGCGGCACGCGGTGGTCGCGGACGATCGGCGGCGCGGTGAGCCTCGCGGACCTCGAGGGCGACGGGACGGTGGAGATCGTCATCGGGCGCACCGTGCTCGAGGGGCGGACCGGCGCGCACCGCTGGACCGCGCCCTCGGAGACGACGACGCGCGGGGCCAACGACATCCTCGGGCCGATCTCGTGCGTCGCGGACCTCGACGGCGACGGGGTGCAGGAGATCGTCGCGGGGCGCACCGCGATGCGCGCCAACGGCGACGTGATGTGGGCGAACACGGTGATGGGCGACGGGCTCTGCGCCGTCGCGGACATGGGGTTCACGCCGGGGCCCGAGATCGTCCTGGTCTCGCAGGGCTTCCTCTACGTGCTCGACGGGCGCTCGGGCGAGATCAAGTGGGACCGCGTGATCGAGGGTCGCGGGCGTGATGCGCTCGGCGGCGCGCCGACGATCGCGGACTTCGACGGCGACGGGCGCCCGGAGATCGGCGTCGCGCACGGCGCGGCGTACGGCGTCTACGACCTCGACTGCGATCGCCGTCGTCCCGAGATCGGCTGCGGCGGCGTGGGCGTGCGCTGGACGTCGAACACCGAGGACGACTCGTCGGCGGCGACCGGCTCGAGCGTGTTCGACTTCAACGGCGACGGGCGCGCCGAGGTCGTCTACAACGACCAGTTCTTCTTCCGCGTGTACGACGGCTACGCGGGCACCGAGCTCTTCCGCCAGGCGAACTCGTCGCGCACGCGCACCGAGAACCCGGTGATCGCGGACGTCGACAGCGACGGCGACGCCGAGATCGTGTTCACCGCGAACTCCGAGGCGACCTTCCTGCAGCGCCCGACGGACCGCACGACCGACCCGGGCGTGGAGATCTGGGGCGACGCGCGCGGCCGCTGGGTCGGCGCGCGCCGCATCTGGAACCAGCACGCGTATCACATCACGAACGTGACCGAGAGCGGGCACATCCAGAGCCCCGAGCCGGGCAGCTGGACGGTGCTGAACGCGTATCGCCAGAACCTCCGCGAGGGCGGCGACGTGCTCGTGGTGCCGGATCTCTGGGGCGGGCGCGGGCAGTACGAGTGCCTGGGACGCGGCCGCGCGAGGGTGCGCATCGACGTGCAGAACTGGGGCCTGGAGCGGGTCGGGCCGGGCGTCGTGGTGCGGGTGTATCGCGGGCGTCCGAGCGCGGGCATGGCGGTCGCGCAGGTCGAGACGACGGGCGTGCTGCTCCCGAACGGCGGGTCGGAGACGGTCGAGGTCGAGATCCCGCTGAGCGGCGACGTGGTCGACTACTGGGCGGTGATCGACGACCCCGAGGAGCCCGCGAGCGGCGCGATCGCGGAGTGCCGCGAGGGGAACAACGAGGTGCTCATCTGGCGCCCGTCGTGTCCGTGA